The genomic DNA TAAAAGAGACCCATTAAACAGTCACATTCGTTAAAAAGGAACAGGATCGTCATAcggaacatattcgatatcatctaAAGATCACAAACTTCAAGGGTTGTTTTTAAATCATGCTTTTGGCAACGTCAAAGACATAAAACAATGGTTAGACGCAATAATATTGAGCCGTATAGTATTGAATCTAGATTCATCACTAAATAAGCCTTTCCCATTATTACAATCcaatataagatataaaattgtcttgtttaatatattgaatttggagaaatattatttatgttaatTGTCGTACATTTTCATTGCAGCTTTACCAACtatgacaaaacaaatgaaagatAAAAACTACATCAACAACGACAGCATGGAAATAGAAATTATGCTTGATAAGGTGAACCCTGTTCCAAACTGCACAGCATGGTTTGAGGTGAGAAGGAAAAACTActttataatattgtattatctCAATTGTATTCtgaataaaagtttttattaagaaattaaaagaaaacacattGAACTGCTTAACTTAAGCAGAACTCTTATTTACACAATATTGTGCATTCATATAGTTCTGATATGTGAGATATACTGTATGAACATGCAAATTAAAATTGTAGAAACACATTTTACTTTATGAAGAGATCTCTTCCTTTTGTCAGGGTCGGTTCATCAAAGATGCAACTGTTACTGTTATGAAATGGTACACATATCATAATGATGTTAAAGTGAGTTATGATTTTCCTGTGAACAGTATCGGCTGTGAAGGTAGACTGCAAATACTGTGCAACCTTGTTTATCGTAATGTCACCATTTTTGACGAACACGTAGATATATGTCATGGTAAGACACATctaatttctttatatttgttagaatgtatctgttccttttttttgtgtcttgcatttatatttgttcatatttttgtaattattcattGCGAGACTTGGATAAAGCAAGCATCCTCCACACATCAAACTATGGCAAAAATAATATGCTTTGAAAAAAACCCTTTGTTATACCGAAACTACGAAACTTTATGAATAGTTTAAAATCCGTCAAATAATACATGAACAGCGTCACATACAACAGATTCAATCTTTCAAATCATGACAGGGAGGATAAAGAACATACTGAACAATTGTGTTAATGTATCTAAATTACACAAAACAGAATGATATCTGATCATTCAAAATTCGTCCTTTCTCGCTCAAAAcatattcagttataattttctaaaaacaaagtGAAAGATGCTTTAGTAGGTTTTTCTTCGTACCAACTTTGAACATTAATGCAAATGGTAAAAGGTTATACAGTAAAAAACTTAGCATGTTACCGGCAATAAATAGTTTACGTGGTTTTTCCTTCGCATACACATTATGTGGAACTCATGTTTTGCCAAAACTGTTTTTCACATATTcgcatataaatattttacctctGTTTCGTGTGTTTTATAGGTCTTCTGTAAAGTGTTTATACAAAGATCTTTGAACTTTGTAATTCaggatatttcttttttatcttcattaatattttgtttttaatgtttagaAAAAGAAGAAGGCACGCTGACAATGTATACAATATCCATCGGATGTGCtgtgtttgttatgattttgttaatttgcATATGCTTGGCCAAAAGTAAGTTTTTAATGTAGTTAATATCAGTTCAAATCTTTCTCTAAGATTTAAATAAAGCAACTGTCTAGTCAGTGTAAGTTTGCATGAAAGAGCAAAAAACTCGAGATGTACAGGTACCCAGCCACTTCCACTTTGTTTCTGTTAGGTGTATTTGTATTAGTATCCACCAAATGAGTTGAGCTTCGTTTAACTGAATTAAAAGTTTGTCTTGTGTTGTACTATATCACCAATGAATTCAGTCAAGGAGGGGTTGATATCCGCTAACATGCAACATTGCTGGGGCCTTCTATACATTGTAGCTGAATATGCATAATAGGTTTTGCTTACTGTTGAATGCCGTACAGAGAACTAAAAGATGGTATACATGCAATCACAGCGCATGCTCTTTTTTAAAGGTCCTAAGTGTTACGTGGTACTTGCTTTCAATGCATTTACTATTCATTGTCTCGAATAATCAATACTGAGCTTTCTATCTAAAGAGAAACAACAgaatgaaatgaataaaatatatcaacGAATAGTCTTAATCATTACCTTTTTATTCTTTAACTTCCTActgtatttggcctttttaacttgtttagattcgagcgtcactgatgagtcttttgtatcgaaacgcgcgtctggcgtttatatacaaaatttagtcctggtagctatgtaagtttatttattctgacataatttcaattagattaatgtttcattataatacgttattctgattggctaattgcacatcacatgttattctgtaagcagttgcatgagaccattacatttcattcatgatgacccgaggtcccacaataaagtgcacaggtgaatttaaaaatttaacttcatgaaaatcgtgtttttataatcctagctaaaaaatgtaattataagtattgaatgcttctgtttgtaactttatagggttgtaaaagcgttgaccgtgcgtacatttttagaatgaagcgcttccgcgcttcatacaaaatgtacttcggtcaacgcttttacaccccaataaatttacaaaaagaagcattcaattcttaaatgagtGATATACGAATATATCTTAAAACGATAATAATATGACCTGTAAATGTAATTAGTGAATTTATTATGCTGGCAATTCTTTTAAAGGTGTGAAAAAAACTAGCATTACTACAATTGTTacagtttgataaaaaaagaagtacTTAAACAATTTGAATTCATTTGTTTCCCCTTTCTTTATGATAGGACGTGAGATAGTGTTTGGTAGACGATGTTGGACCAATGAAAAGACGAAACAAAGTGCAAATATCAATCGAGATCCATTATTAACTGCAGACACaaagaaacaagaaaagaaaacatcacCAATATAAATGTGTAGTCACAATTTTATTGTTATCGGGAACATGTTCCCCACACATTTTCAATGTCAAAATGCCTGAGTTATTATGCCACAGTAACACTAAATTACTCAATAGAGCCATTTATGATGGATGACCCTGGGCCAGCCGGTATAACGCaatgatgaaattgaaaaaggCGACTTGTTTATTGATTGAAACAAAACTTGTTACCATATCAATACTGTACAGATGTATAGCTATGTAAAATTTGTGCCagtaattttaatcaaatagcaTTAATTGTCAGGGCAAACTGTTTATGATTGCATCCATTATTGCATCATTGCATCAATCATTTCATGCAGACATAGCgtgattgtttgtgttttgtgttcAAGGTATTGCAGAACGAccttatttcaaaactaaatCTAACGATCGTAGCCTTTACTTTATAAGACAATATATGCAGAGCTAGTTAATGTAACAGTAACAACATTTGCATTACAGAACACATTgcaattaattttgtttcaaaaatacCAGATCATACTTTCGGAAATTTACTAAGAGTCAAATTAccacttttgtttttaatatatatgtattcaatGAATATACACTATGCATTTTTGACATAccatttcattttatatcatctgttaatatttcatattcagcaagtattatttcatatttctaCGTGCAGCTAAACGTgttttaaataacataaaatatgtgTGCGAATATAAAGTTAGCTTTTGGGTTGATCGTGTTATAAATCATGTggaagtttttatttattgtatatgtGTATTTCAAAGTGTTATTGTCCAAATGAACGTAATCAACTAACACGAAAGCTTTGAGCAATTACCCAGGCGTCATTTGCATTTTGTAGCCCACATCAGTTTGATAAGCCgaacatataattttgaatgtgtatgattgtgcTATTgctcaatatttttgttattctgtttttaataaatattaaaaaaaatacttattgtTTAGTTTGCTttaatctaaattatttatacTGCTTTAccatttcattcataaaaataaacaattccaGATCTTTTGTTGTTTGTacaagatatatattttgtgtataaaagaaaaaaacgaaaaGTTTTAAACTTTATCAATTTTGCGCATCTTACTTTCTTTTCGgcatttcaaacattttgaaatcaGGTATGCTTACTTGCGTAGGAACCTAAGGGGAAATATGGCATAATAGAACTAAAATAGAAAAGCTACATAGTGTCGCAACTACAATCCAGGGCCTTCTCCCGATTGTGACCTACTGAATTTGACTTTAATATTACCGGTTTTGTACTAATGAAAGCAAAACGAAGGATGCCACAAGTGCAACATTATTTGATTATCATTATTTGATTATTCTTCTAGAGAACAAAAGATCATCCGAAGGTTTTAGTCAGGTTCGTGGTGTTaagttttaagttttctatTAAGAGTGTTGTGTACTTTAGTTTGTATGTTGGCCTTTAACTGTTTTAGCACTGATGTTGTCAGTTTACTTATTAGTTTGAAAatctttttgcaattttttggCTCTTTTTGACTGATGATTGTTTAGTTAAATGATGAATCAATGGGCATTTATAgtgaattaaaataagaaataaatcatGTTCAGTAATAGAGCTATAACTCCTAAACTAGGGATATCTTCTTGACTAACCTCCCACTGCCAATATTATCGACAAAGTTCTAATCAACGataataaaaactttataaatgcAGTTCGTTTTATGCCATTTTCCTTCTTTAGGAACGTTGAGACCTAAATATATGCAAACTAGTGATGTATAAAGCAATAGAAATTTTAGGAGTTACATTTTGTAGAGGGccttacataaaaaaaacccagatataACCAAATCAAACTTCCACAGTGGTAACTAGTAAAGTGTGTTTAAGATATTGTGTATCTTCACAGGTTAATAACATGCAACCTGTGATTTGTGAtaactgttttgtttacattcatTAAATAGACGCATGTATATCACGATAATGCGtgcaataacagaaaaaaaagacgACAGTCCATATAAACAGCACAAAAAACGTAAGCTAGAATAAGAACGTACTtgttgaatgtttttgttttaggcAGTGCTGGGATCTTATCACACAATTGCTCTCTGTTcctgtatttcttttttctcttgggaCTTGGTATTTGGAATCTTGTATGAACGAGAAAGTAggctttatataaaaaagaagatgtggtatgattgccaatgagacaactatccacaaaagaccaaaatgacacaaacattaacaactataggtcaccgtatgaccttcaacaatgagcaaagcccataccgcatagtcagctataaaaggccccgataagacaatgtaaaacaattcaaacgagaaaactaacggcactatttatgtaaaaaaaatgaatgaaaaacaaatatgtaacacat from Mytilus trossulus isolate FHL-02 chromosome 8, PNRI_Mtr1.1.1.hap1, whole genome shotgun sequence includes the following:
- the LOC134728333 gene encoding uncharacterized protein LOC134728333, giving the protein MNRMLVYVAFVVLCVDIACKASTCTSASWNLATLPLSFGKDIILRCIIDNMKIGNDSHCKVRQWTGGKNYDMLCTDGECRDPNKYEMLTRNTSKDFELLIHNFSESDFNYNYTCTCGFDSCTRKLFVEPNHVMSLPTMTKQMKDKNYINNDSMEIEIMLDKVNPVPNCTAWFEGRFIKDATVTVMKWYTYHNDVKVSYDFPVNSIGCEGRLQILCNLVYRNVTIFDEHVDICHEKEEGTLTMYTISIGCAVFVMILLICICLAKRREIVFGRRCWTNEKTKQSANINRDPLLTADTKKQEKKTSPI